Below is a window of Komagataella phaffii GS115 chromosome 1, complete sequence DNA.
ATGCAATACTTAAAGATAGAACCATGCATGTTCAATATCGTGAGATTTATCACACCAATAATTACAAACGTCCCACGAGTGATAgtccaaaactttcattGGCACCTCCACCGGTTAATTTATCCTCAAAAAATAATCGTAGTTTTAGTAGAAATTTCTCCCAGAATCAGACTAACAGAGTTGGTCAAATGGGTACTGCAGTTTCACCTGGAGGAGGAACAGTAGGCGCAACCACAACACATGGATATGGATATTCACCACTTGTTGAAAATCATGGTATGTTCTCGATGAGATACAATAATTCAGCTGCGCCCTTCagcttcaacaaaagaGCAGGCTATTTTCGGTCAGATAAGACCACATCTTGGAATGACAGagatgaaaaagagaacGGCGAAAATGATAATCCTGAAAACcaaaatggaaagaaaaagcGGGCACAGTCTAAAGTTCAAGAGGCACCACAGGACAGCAATGATACAGAAGGCAGGAAAACGTCATCTTCAACACCATCTTCTACTGTTCGCACAGCGGTATCTTCCAATATGAAGGAGAGCCACATATCATCCATAGCCACAGCAGCAGATGACAAACCCTTAGGCAAAAAATGGGGCCCTCATCAAGACAACAATATCAGGTACGCAAGTCCGACTTATGTATACTATGTTCCCAGTGATAATGTATACGAAGGAGGGAACAACTATCCAGCCGTTAACAACGCAGCGTATTATTATCCACAGCCACTTCAATACTTTCCCAGCTATGATCCAGGCCTAGCTATTGCAGCACCCATGGATTACAATAATGCTGGCGCTGCAGCTGCCACTCCATACTACATGTACTATAATCCTGCCTCAGTGCCTATGGGAGTGGAGGAGTCTAATGAGAAATTTGCTATACCATTCTACAGCAATCCGTCGACTTCCAACTCGACAAAAAACAGCAATCACAAGTATTTTGGGAATGCCAATACCAATGCCAATGCCAGTACCAATGCAACGGTAACTAGGAATTGACTAGAGGTAGTTTCATCTTGATCTAGTTGCAGTTTGGGATGTTATATCTTTGTGTTTTTGTTGTCTTTATCTATTGTTTGTTACTGTTtattgttttgttttttgttACGATAATGATTAGAGTGTCGCATTAGATCTATGATATAGTTTAGATAGATTCTTTATGTTTCTGAAATATAATATCACTCTCGATTATCAGTCGCACCTCCACACATACTAattatttctctttctaagTAACCTTTTATCTTCGAGAGGCAAGTAGTGAGGCAATGGAACACAATTGTCTGAAAGTCAATGAATTGGCGCTCCAGTTGGCTCAATCACTGCAGAACAGCAAAGTCAGCACAGCTGATCCTCTAAAGAAGAGGACAAGCAGCTACAGAGGCCTGAGTAGCGAGCCTATAATCACAGAGGAAGAACCAACAATCAAGGGCGACTATAATAGATTTTACAGTCAGTCTTCAGATAAGCAAGTATTGGACAATAAACCATGGTTGCAGGATGGAAACTATTTCAAGACTGTATACATTTCAACGATAGCACTACTGAAGATGATGTCTCATGCCCGGTCCGGTGGTTCAATTGAGATTATGGGCATGCTGACAGGTAAGGTGTTTGCCAACACATTAGTCGTAATGGATTGCTACTTACTTCCGGTTGAAGGTACAGAGACACGAGTGAATGCTCAAGCGGAAGGATATGAGTTCATGGTCTCTTATTTGGATAACTTAAAGGAAATCAAGCATAACGAGAATATCATAGGATGGTATCACTCTCATCCTGGTTATGGGTGCTGGTTGAGTGGAATTGATGTTGCCACTCAGAATTTAAaccaaaagtttcaagatCCCTACCTGGCGATAGTGATTGATCCTGAAAGATCAGTCAGACAAGGATTTGTTGAGATTGGAGCATTCAGAACGTTTGCTGAGCCAGCCGTTGGAAGATCGTCGTCGTCAGTTTCCTCTGCAAGTGGTGCAGGAATTAGTGATGTTGCGTTTTCTTCCGGTAGAAACAGTGCATCTGGAATGTCCTCAGTTCTGAGTGCAAGTAATATTAGCATTGCCGAAGAGCTAAGCAAACAATCGATCACCCAAAATGTTTTTGACAGAACTACTACAAAGATTCCCAAGGGCAAAATGACTGATTTTGGAGCTCATTCAGGAAAATATTACTCGCTAGAGGTTAAGGTTTTCAGATCTCCACTGGAGGAGAAACTACTGGATACGTTTGGTTCTAAAACCTGGATTAAAGGTTTAACGAACTACTCCAACGTTGTTAATGCCGAGGAAACTCAAGTGGAGTTAATGCATAAAATAATGGAAGCCACGGAGAACTTACGGAAGGAATCTCCTTCTAAATTGCCATCTTTGGTGATGGGGAACCTGATTTATTCAGGTGCCTCTCAAGGAACAACAGGGAACCGCAAGCGCTCAATGTCCAAATCTTCTATTTATTCGGGTTTACAAGCTTCATCGGGTATACCCAGTTCTAGGTATCCTACGAAGGGAAAAAATATGAGTGGATCTCAATTCAATGATGACCCGCTAGCAAGATCACTGGATAAAATACCGCCAGATAGTCCAGATCAACAGTACGATGGCGCATTATCCATTCAACAACCGAAAAGAGCATATAATACACATACTTCTAGAGCAGGTGGGTTGGCCAGCGTTCTGTCCTCTGGGAGTATGGATCCTCAAAGTTACTCCATGGTAGGACGAATGAGTCTAACTAATCAATCGCCGGGGACAGCTCTGAGAGGCCTAAATACACCTCCCAACAAACGACCGCAGAGAAACCCTGGTCATACAAGCTCAGGTCAAGGAGGAACGCCTGGAGGAGTCAGTCGgtccaaagagaaaattaACAAGCCAATAGGTATAAGCATGATTAGCAAGGATTTCAAGGTTGTCATCTCACAACAGGTCAACCAGATGCTACGTCGTCACGTCCAGAATGACCTTTTTGGATCCAATAGTCCCTAATACTAGGCtaccaagagaaaaatattcCTCACTGTCCAATCATAACCCGTTCAGTTATCAGCTTACATAATCTATATCTGTGGTATCTATTGAGCAATCTGTCATCGTCTCTCGCAACACCGCGCCACGTACCATCCTAATCTCGTGCCAGCAGCCGCCGCCGCCGCCGCGCGATTATGTAGCTGTATTTTCCCTCCAGCACCGGCTTAGACGTTGACGAAGTTTACCACCTATCTATCGGTGATTCAAAATCAGGCCCCTTTTTTTACCggctttctttttatttccaaagtgACGGCAACTTTATTTGAAGAGATGGCTTCTGATCATGAAGCCGCCCGCCGATCACCGGTGTCAGGGCTGACTAAACTAATGAAGGAGCAAAGCCTGACTGGCAGTACCTTATCAGGGAAGAATACGGACAGCAAAGAACTCGGACCCAACGAAACGGCGAAAAATTCCTCTGAAAATCTACCTGAACTGGTTACATTCCATGATGAGATCTCTAAAGAAAATAATAAAGGCCACGgcgatgatgaagatgactCTTCAAACGGTTTGTACATCGAGAGGAGACCAATACCCCCCAAAATCGAACGGCAGCAGTCTAATTTGACAAGCTCTTTGGGATCACTTTCATCAAGTATTCCATTTTCTGCTCCTGGAGGAAGGGGTTCAAATAGTATTGGTTCCAACCCACTTTATGGATCAGGAAATCCGGGAGGCCTGTCCTTTACCCCCAACCTGGCCAATGGTAATTTAATCCAGAGTACTCACATAACATCACCAAATGTTTCCAGTTCTGCTTCTATTGAACCAAGATTTATTATTTCTAGACAGAAAGTGCAACAATCCCAAAATTTTCATAATTCTGTGTCCCGTTCTGGCTCTTCAACCAATTttttctcaagatcaaaaaagaactccATCGTTGGATTGGACCCTTTATCTCCAATGGAGCACCGTGTTACTTATTCTcattctccttcttctaATTCAAGCGGGGAAAG
It encodes the following:
- a CDS encoding Catalytic subunit of the COP9 signalosome (CSN) complex encodes the protein MEHNCLKVNELALQLAQSLQNSKVSTADPLKKRTSSYRGLSSEPIITEEEPTIKGDYNRFYSQSSDKQVLDNKPWLQDGNYFKTVYISTIALLKMMSHARSGGSIEIMGMLTGKVFANTLVVMDCYLLPVEGTETRVNAQAEGYEFMVSYLDNLKEIKHNENIIGWYHSHPGYGCWLSGIDVATQNLNQKFQDPYLAIVIDPERSVRQGFVEIGAFRTFAEPAVGRSSSSVSSASGAGISDVAFSSGRNSASGMSSVLSASNISIAEELSKQSITQNVFDRTTTKIPKGKMTDFGAHSGKYYSLEVKVFRSPLEEKLLDTFGSKTWIKGLTNYSNVVNAEETQVELMHKIMEATENLRKESPSKLPSLVMGNLIYSGASQGTTGNRKRSMSKSSIYSGLQASSGIPSSRYPTKGKNMSGSQFNDDPLARSLDKIPPDSPDQQYDGALSIQQPKRAYNTHTSRAGGLASVLSSGSMDPQSYSMVGRMSLTNQSPGTALRGLNTPPNKRPQRNPGHTSSGQGGTPGGVSRSKEKINKPIGISMISKDFKVVISQQVNQMLRRHVQNDLFGSNSP